In a genomic window of Scyliorhinus torazame isolate Kashiwa2021f chromosome 5, sScyTor2.1, whole genome shotgun sequence:
- the LOC140421947 gene encoding uncharacterized protein, with protein MERPWKCGDCGKGYRSPSELETHRRSHTGERPFTCSQCEKGFTQLSSLKRHHRDHTGEKPFTCSQCGKEFIQLSSLQRHQRVQAGERPFTCSKCEKRFTQLSSLKRHQRVHAGKRPFTCSQCGKGFTQLSSLKKHQRVHTGERPFTCSQCGKGFTTSSNLLTHQRVHTGERSFNCSQCEKGFTTSSSLLTHQRVHTGERPFTCSQCEKGFAQLSNLRIHQRVHTGERPFTCSHCEKRFTTLKSLGIHQRLHTGERPFTCSQCEKGFSQLSHLQRHQRVHTGEKALTCSS; from the coding sequence atggagagaccatggaaatgtggggactgtgggaaggggtaCAGATCTCCAtcagagctggaaactcatcgacgcagtcacactggggagagaccattcacctgctctcagtgtgagaagggattcactcagttatccagcctcaaGAGACACCATCgagatcacactggggagaagccgttcacctgctctcagtgtgggaaggaattcattcagttatccagcctgcagagacaccagcgggttcaggctggggagaggccgttcacctgctctaagtgtgagaagagattcactcagttatccagcctgaagagacaccagcgggttcacgctgggaaaaggccgttcacctgctctcagtgtgggaagggattcactcagttatccagtctgaagaaacatcagcgagttcacactggggagaggccgttcacctgctctcaatgtgggaaaggattcactacttcatcgaacctgctgacacaccagcgagttcacactggagagaggtcattcaattgctctcagtgtgagaagggattcactacttcatcaagcctgctgacacaccagcgagttcacactggggagaggccgtttacctgctctcagtgtgagaagggattcgctcagttatccaacctgcggatacatcagcgagttcacactggggagaggccgttcacctgctctcattgtgagaagagattcactactttaaagagcctggggatacatcagcgacttcacactggggagaggccgttcacttgctctcagtgtgagaagggattctctcagttatcccacctgcagagacaccagcgagttcacacaggggagaaggcgttaacatgCTCttcgtga